A stretch of the Ensifer sp. PDNC004 genome encodes the following:
- a CDS encoding cobyric acid synthase — translation MTRRIMLQGTGSDVGKSVLVAGLCRLAANQGLKVRPFKPQNMSNNAAVSDDGGEIGRAQWLQALAARVPSSVHMNPVLLKPQSDVGSQIVVQGKVAGQARGREYQALKPKLLGAVMDSFEQISAGADLVVVEGAGSPAEINLRAGDIANMGFATRADVPVVLVGDIDRGGVIASLVGTHAILSEEDRRMVTGYLINKFRGDVTLFDDGIAAVNRFTGWPCFGVVPWLKAAARLPAEDSVVLEKLTRGEGRALKVAVPVLSRIANFDDLDPLAAEPEVDLVFVRPGSPIPSDAGLVVIPGSKSTIGDLIDFRAQGWDRDLQRHVRRGGRVIGICGGYQMLGRCVTDPLGIEGGERAVEGLGLLDVETEMAPEKTVRNSRAWSLEHDVALEGYEIHLGKTQGADCDRPSVRIDNRADGALSADGRVMGTYLHGLFTSDAYRGALLKSFGIEGGASNYRQSVDRALDDVASELEAVLDRRWLDGLLGR, via the coding sequence ATGACACGCAGGATCATGTTGCAGGGAACCGGCTCGGATGTCGGAAAATCGGTATTGGTGGCGGGGCTCTGCCGGCTTGCCGCCAACCAGGGCCTGAAGGTCCGTCCGTTCAAGCCGCAGAACATGTCGAACAACGCCGCCGTTTCCGACGACGGCGGCGAGATCGGCCGGGCGCAATGGCTGCAGGCGCTGGCGGCACGCGTGCCTTCGTCCGTGCACATGAACCCGGTTCTGTTGAAGCCGCAGTCGGATGTCGGCAGCCAGATCGTCGTCCAGGGCAAGGTGGCCGGGCAGGCCAGGGGGCGGGAATATCAGGCGCTCAAGCCCAAGCTGCTGGGCGCCGTGATGGACAGTTTCGAACAAATATCGGCCGGTGCCGATCTCGTGGTGGTCGAAGGCGCGGGCTCGCCGGCCGAAATCAACTTGCGCGCCGGCGACATCGCCAACATGGGCTTTGCCACGCGCGCCGACGTGCCGGTCGTGCTGGTCGGCGACATCGACCGCGGCGGGGTGATCGCCTCGCTGGTCGGCACGCATGCGATCCTGTCCGAGGAAGACCGGCGCATGGTGACCGGCTATCTCATCAACAAGTTTCGCGGCGACGTCACGTTGTTCGACGACGGCATTGCCGCCGTCAACCGCTTCACCGGCTGGCCCTGCTTTGGCGTCGTGCCCTGGCTGAAGGCGGCGGCACGGTTGCCGGCGGAAGATTCCGTCGTGCTGGAGAAGCTGACGCGCGGCGAGGGGCGGGCCCTGAAGGTGGCCGTGCCTGTGCTGTCGCGCATCGCCAATTTCGACGATCTCGATCCGCTCGCGGCCGAGCCGGAGGTCGATCTCGTCTTCGTGCGGCCGGGCAGCCCCATTCCTTCGGATGCCGGTCTCGTCGTCATTCCCGGGTCGAAGTCGACCATCGGCGATCTCATCGATTTCCGCGCTCAAGGGTGGGACCGCGACCTTCAACGCCACGTGCGGCGCGGCGGCCGGGTCATCGGCATCTGCGGCGGCTACCAGATGCTCGGCCGGTGCGTCACCGATCCGCTCGGCATCGAAGGCGGCGAACGGGCGGTCGAGGGCCTCGGGCTGCTCGATGTCGAAACCGAGATGGCGCCGGAAAAGACCGTGCGCAACAGCCGCGCCTGGTCGCTTGAGCATGATGTGGCGCTCGAGGGATATGAAATCCACCTGGGGAAGACGCAAGGTGCCGACTGTGATCGGCCTTCGGTGCGCATCGACAACCGCGCCGATGGCGCGCTTTCGGCCGATGGTCGGGTTATGGGCACCTACCTGCACGGGCTCTTCACCAGCGACGCCTATCGCGGCGCGCTGCTGAAAAGTTTCGGCATCGAGGGCGGCGCCAGCAACTACCGCCAGTCGGTGGATCGCGCGCTCGACGATGTCGCGAGCGAACTGGAGGCGGTACTTGACCGGCGCTGGCTGGATGGGCTGCTCGGTCGTTAG
- a CDS encoding trans-aconitate 2-methyltransferase: MQDETRRAHWDKAYQSKGEAGVSWFEDTPAVSLDLIRRHAPMASTSLIDIGAGASRLVDALIAAGMSDITVLDLSPAALDAAKARLGTRADDVHWIAADVTTWMPDRRYELWHDRAAFHFLTDASDRAAYIERLTGAVVPGGHAIIATFAPDGPERCSGLPVVRYDPAALAEVVGPSFRLVEHFEHQHRTPGNTIQSFQFSVFERV, translated from the coding sequence ATGCAGGACGAAACCAGACGAGCCCATTGGGACAAGGCCTATCAGTCGAAAGGCGAGGCGGGCGTCAGTTGGTTTGAGGATACGCCTGCCGTCTCCCTCGATCTCATCCGCCGGCATGCGCCGATGGCTTCGACATCGCTGATCGATATCGGCGCCGGCGCTTCGCGGCTGGTCGATGCGCTCATCGCTGCGGGCATGAGCGATATCACCGTGCTCGATTTGTCGCCGGCCGCCCTGGATGCCGCCAAGGCAAGGCTCGGCACCCGCGCCGATGACGTGCACTGGATCGCGGCCGATGTCACCACGTGGATGCCGGACCGCCGTTATGAGCTCTGGCACGACCGCGCCGCCTTTCACTTTCTCACCGATGCCAGCGACCGGGCTGCCTATATCGAGCGGCTCACCGGTGCCGTCGTGCCCGGCGGACACGCCATCATCGCCACCTTCGCCCCCGATGGTCCCGAGCGTTGCAGCGGCCTGCCGGTGGTGCGCTACGACCCGGCAGCCCTTGCCGAGGTGGTCGGGCCGTCCTTCCGCCTGGTCGAGCATTTCGAGCACCAGCACCGTACGCCGGGGAATACGATCCAGTCCTTCCAGTTCAGCGTGTTTGAGCGGGTATAG
- a CDS encoding CGNR zinc finger domain-containing protein — MNLALDGQSGGRAYAGLTADALKRAFAEQLNPSMSKRVLPVVDGGARLRSVATDLGPVFEAATDETAAATLNHLMKRYAPRPYLVADVDQPHHLHFHGDGETIIETLAAEFVVSLALLMDRFGSRRFGRCHANGCDRAYIDVTRNGSKLYCSDACMARMKMVEYRARLRKG, encoded by the coding sequence GTGAACCTCGCACTGGACGGTCAATCCGGCGGCCGCGCCTATGCTGGCTTGACAGCCGACGCGCTGAAGCGAGCATTTGCCGAACAACTCAACCCATCGATGAGCAAGCGCGTTCTGCCCGTCGTCGATGGCGGCGCGCGATTGCGGTCGGTCGCAACGGACCTCGGCCCGGTGTTTGAGGCCGCCACGGACGAGACCGCTGCGGCGACGCTGAACCACCTGATGAAGCGCTACGCCCCTCGTCCCTATCTCGTGGCCGACGTCGACCAACCCCATCACCTGCATTTCCATGGAGATGGCGAAACGATCATCGAGACGCTGGCAGCCGAGTTCGTGGTTTCCCTGGCGCTGCTCATGGACAGGTTCGGCAGCCGGCGCTTCGGACGGTGCCATGCGAACGGATGTGACCGCGCCTATATCGACGTGACGCGAAACGGGTCGAAGCTGTACTGCTCCGACGCGTGCATGGCACGTATGAAGATGGTCGAGTATCGCGCACGCTTGCGCAAAGGCTGA
- a CDS encoding MFS transporter: MVGESYAAVLRGDGVVRLVIATSISRMTTSMLSLSLLIAVSKSTGSVVDAGAVLFAHAVALALIAPAAGRLVDRFGSRRTLFVFVGFHTLSYVAVVFALVHQLSAAYLLLAAAALGATTPPSGSVVRASWPHLVPESNLSSAYALDTVINSSTFILGPILVGALLYVMPPNMIVGSCAVAKVVGDMLIANSPMARKATERRPRKLFSVLANAPLALLLAIVALDTFTIGAMQIGAVASVTATLAGVLLGGFAAGEVFGGIFYGALRAQPSVKRGMIAFHLVTACFFILMSMTSDHWLLLLLYLGAGVFSGARDALGQLAVGLSARPEDRTEAFGWLTSFMWAGYGLGTLLSGSLGEGWGASAIYLAAAAVSTTAVIATCRLKIVNPQPKA; encoded by the coding sequence ATGGTCGGTGAGAGCTATGCTGCGGTGCTGCGCGGGGATGGTGTCGTCCGTCTCGTGATCGCGACATCGATAAGTCGAATGACCACGTCGATGCTGAGCCTATCCCTTCTGATCGCGGTGTCGAAAAGCACGGGCTCAGTCGTGGATGCGGGCGCGGTCCTGTTCGCGCACGCCGTTGCCTTGGCCTTGATCGCCCCCGCTGCCGGCCGCCTCGTCGATCGTTTCGGTTCGCGGCGAACTCTTTTTGTGTTCGTCGGGTTTCATACCCTGTCCTATGTGGCGGTGGTCTTCGCGCTCGTCCATCAGTTGTCGGCCGCCTATCTTCTCTTGGCTGCCGCGGCCCTGGGTGCGACGACGCCGCCATCGGGGTCCGTCGTCCGGGCCAGTTGGCCGCATCTCGTGCCCGAGAGCAATCTATCGAGTGCCTATGCGCTCGATACAGTCATCAACTCGAGCACCTTCATACTCGGGCCCATCCTGGTCGGTGCCTTGCTCTATGTGATGCCGCCAAACATGATCGTGGGGTCGTGCGCTGTCGCAAAGGTCGTTGGCGACATGCTGATCGCCAACAGTCCCATGGCAAGGAAGGCCACCGAGCGCCGTCCGCGAAAGCTGTTTTCCGTCCTGGCGAACGCTCCGCTGGCGCTGCTTTTGGCGATCGTCGCCCTCGACACCTTTACGATTGGTGCCATGCAGATTGGCGCGGTGGCGAGCGTCACGGCCACCCTGGCAGGTGTTCTTCTCGGTGGATTTGCCGCCGGCGAGGTTTTCGGCGGCATTTTCTATGGCGCGCTGCGCGCGCAACCTTCAGTGAAGCGCGGCATGATTGCCTTTCACCTGGTGACGGCCTGCTTTTTCATCTTGATGAGCATGACCTCAGACCATTGGCTTCTGTTGCTGCTCTATCTCGGTGCCGGGGTTTTCAGCGGAGCCCGGGATGCGCTGGGCCAGCTCGCTGTCGGGCTGAGTGCCCGACCGGAGGATCGAACCGAGGCGTTTGGCTGGCTTACGAGCTTTATGTGGGCCGGCTACGGGCTCGGCACGCTTTTGTCCGGGAGCCTCGGCGAAGGATGGGGGGCGAGCGCCATTTATCTGGCCGCAGCCGCAGTCTCGACCACAGCGGTGATCGCGACGTGCCGGCTGAAAATCGTCAACCCTCAACCGAAAGCGTAG
- the cobU gene encoding bifunctional adenosylcobinamide kinase/adenosylcobinamide-phosphate guanylyltransferase produces the protein MSSLSAGPVLVLGGARSGKSSFSERLAEASGLTRHYVATGRAWDDEMRARIDHHRTSRGEGWTTHEEPVDLVGVLRSIDDPANVVLIDCLTLWVTNLMLEERNIAAEFAALAAYLPEAQARLVFVSNEVGLGIVPENRMAREFRDHAGRLHQIVAEKSAEVYFVAAGLPLKMKG, from the coding sequence ATGAGCAGTCTCAGCGCCGGACCCGTGCTGGTTCTTGGCGGCGCCCGTTCCGGCAAATCGAGCTTCTCCGAGAGGCTCGCCGAAGCGTCCGGCCTCACCCGACATTATGTCGCCACGGGACGGGCCTGGGACGACGAAATGCGCGCGCGCATCGACCATCACCGGACAAGCCGCGGCGAAGGCTGGACGACGCATGAGGAGCCGGTCGATCTCGTCGGCGTGCTGAGAAGCATCGACGATCCTGCCAACGTGGTCCTGATCGACTGCCTGACGCTGTGGGTCACCAATCTCATGCTCGAAGAGCGCAACATCGCGGCGGAGTTCGCCGCCCTTGCCGCGTATCTCCCTGAGGCGCAGGCGCGTCTCGTATTCGTTTCCAACGAGGTCGGCCTCGGCATCGTGCCCGAGAACCGCATGGCCCGCGAATTCCGCGACCATGCCGGCCGGCTTCACCAGATCGTTGCGGAGAAATCCGCTGAAGTTTACTTTGTCGCGGCCGGTTTGCCGCTGAAAATGAAGGGTTGA
- the cobW gene encoding cobalamin biosynthesis protein CobW, giving the protein MTTARANQGKIPATVITGFLGAGKTTMIRNLLQNADGKRIALIINEFGDLGVDGDVLKGCGAEACTEDDIIELTNGCICCTVADDFIPTMTKLLERENRPDHIIIETSGLALPQPLIAAFNWPDIRSEVTVDGVVTVVDSAAVAAGRFADDHDKVDALRVEDDNLDHESPIEELFEDQLTAADLIVLNKTDLIDASGLKAVRDEVSSRTSRKPAMIEAKNGEVAAAILLGLGVGTESDIANRKSHHEMEHEAGEEHDHDEFDSFVVELGAIADPAAFIDRLKGVIAEHDVLRLKGFADVPGKPMRLLIQAVGARIDQYYDRAWGAGEKRGTRLVVIGLHDMDEAAVRAAITALV; this is encoded by the coding sequence ATGACCACTGCGAGAGCCAACCAGGGCAAGATCCCGGCGACCGTCATCACCGGCTTCCTTGGCGCCGGCAAGACGACGATGATCCGCAACCTGCTGCAGAATGCCGACGGCAAGCGCATCGCGCTGATCATCAACGAGTTCGGCGATCTCGGCGTCGATGGCGACGTGCTCAAGGGCTGCGGTGCGGAGGCCTGCACCGAGGACGATATCATCGAGCTCACCAATGGCTGCATCTGCTGCACGGTTGCCGATGATTTCATCCCGACCATGACCAAGCTGCTCGAGCGCGAAAACCGTCCCGATCACATCATCATCGAAACCTCGGGTCTCGCTTTGCCGCAGCCGCTGATCGCCGCCTTCAACTGGCCGGATATCCGCAGCGAAGTGACCGTCGATGGCGTCGTCACCGTGGTCGACAGCGCGGCCGTTGCCGCCGGCCGCTTTGCCGACGACCACGACAAGGTCGATGCGCTGCGCGTCGAAGACGACAATCTCGACCATGAAAGCCCGATCGAGGAACTGTTCGAGGACCAGCTGACCGCCGCCGACCTCATCGTTCTCAACAAGACCGACCTCATCGACGCCTCCGGCCTCAAGGCCGTGCGCGACGAGGTCTCCTCGCGCACCAGCCGCAAGCCTGCGATGATCGAGGCGAAGAACGGCGAAGTCGCCGCCGCCATCCTGCTCGGCCTCGGTGTCGGCACGGAAAGCGATATCGCCAACCGCAAGTCGCACCACGAGATGGAGCACGAGGCGGGCGAGGAGCACGACCACGACGAATTCGACAGCTTCGTCGTCGAGCTTGGTGCGATTGCCGACCCGGCCGCCTTCATCGATCGCCTGAAGGGCGTGATCGCAGAGCATGACGTTCTACGCCTCAAGGGCTTTGCCGATGTGCCCGGCAAGCCGATGCGCCTGTTGATCCAGGCTGTCGGCGCCCGCATCGACCAGTATTACGACCGCGCCTGGGGCGCGGGCGAGAAGCGCGGCACGCGCCTCGTCGTCATCGGCCTGCACGACATGGACGAGGCGGCGGTGCGCGCTGCGATCACCGCACTGGTCTAG
- the cobN gene encoding cobaltochelatase subunit CobN: MHLLLAQKGTIADGNEAIDLGQTPADILFLSAADTELSSIAAAHGRRDGGLSLRIASLMSLMHPMSVDTYVERTARHAKLIVVRPLGGASYFRYLLEALHAAAVTHRFQIAVLPGDDKPDPGLEPFSTVAADDRQRLWAYFTEGGADNAGLFLDYAAALVTGAEKPQPAKPLLKAGIWWPGKGVIGVSAWLQLVAGFDADKTDRVEFEPTIAICFYRALVQSGETRPVEALIDALAKQGVRALPVFVSSLKDAVSVGTLQAIFAEAAPDVVMNATGFAVSSPGADRQPTVLESTGAPVLQVIFSGSSRAQWETSPQGLMARDLAMNVALPEVDGRILARAVSFKAASIYDAKVEANIVGHEPLEDRVRFAADLAVNWAKLRRAQPPERRIAIVMANYPNRDGRLGNGVGLDTPAGTVEVLRAMAKEGYAVADIPDDGDALIRYLMAGPTNSASHDREIRECISLNDYKSFFDSLPKQIKDQVAGRWGAPEVDPFFLDGAFALPLARFGEVIVGIQPARGYNIDPKESYHSPDLVPPHGYLAFYAYLRQQFGAQAIVHMGKHGNLEWLPGKALALSETCYPEAIFGPLPHIYPFIVNDPGEGTQAKRRTSAVIIDHLTPPLTRAESYGPLKDLEALVDEYYDAAGGDPRRLRLLSRQILDLVRDIGLDSDAGIHKGDSDDKALEKLDAYLCDLKEMQIRDGLHIFGVAPEGRLLTDLTVALARVPRGLGEGGDQSLQRAIAADAGLALDPLDCVMSDSWTAPKPPILGDVSDAPWRTAGDTVERIELLAAHLVAGELACPESWTNTRAVLDEIDTRLKPSISGSGAAEMAGFLTGLSGRFVAPGPSGAPTRGRPDVLPTGRNFYSVDSRSVPTPAAYELGKKSAELLIRRYLQDHGEWPSSFGLTAWGTANMRTGGDDIAQALALIGAKPTWDMVSRRVMGYEIVPLAVLDRPRVDVTLRISGFFRDAFPDQIALFDKAIRAVGALEEDDADNMIAARMRAESRRLEAEGVEAAEAARRASYRVFGAKPGAYGAGLQALIDEKGWETKADLAEAYLTWGAYAYGAGEEGKAERGLFEERLRTIEAVVQNQDNREHDLLDSDDYYQFEGGMSAAAEQLGGHRPAIYHNDHSRPEKPVIRSLEEEIGRVVRARVVNPKWIDGVMRHGYKGAFEIAATVDYMFAFAATTGAVRDHHFEAAYQAFVVDERVADFLREKNPAAFAELAERFLEAIDRNLWTPRSNSARFELAGIGTAATRCRAGNE; the protein is encoded by the coding sequence ATGCATCTGCTTCTCGCCCAGAAAGGAACGATCGCCGACGGCAACGAAGCGATCGACCTTGGGCAAACGCCGGCCGATATCCTGTTCCTCTCTGCCGCCGACACCGAGCTTTCCTCGATCGCTGCAGCCCATGGTCGCCGCGACGGCGGCTTGAGCCTGCGCATCGCCAGCCTCATGAGCCTGATGCATCCGATGTCGGTCGACACCTATGTCGAGCGTACGGCGCGCCATGCCAAGCTGATCGTCGTCCGTCCGCTCGGTGGCGCCAGCTATTTCCGCTATCTGCTCGAAGCCCTGCATGCCGCCGCCGTCACCCACCGTTTCCAGATCGCGGTGCTGCCGGGCGACGACAAGCCGGATCCAGGGCTTGAGCCTTTCTCCACCGTCGCAGCCGACGACCGCCAGCGCCTCTGGGCCTATTTCACCGAAGGCGGCGCCGACAATGCCGGCCTCTTCCTCGACTATGCCGCGGCGCTGGTCACCGGTGCCGAGAAGCCGCAGCCAGCCAAGCCGCTGCTGAAGGCCGGAATCTGGTGGCCGGGCAAGGGCGTGATCGGGGTTTCGGCGTGGTTGCAGCTCGTCGCCGGCTTTGATGCCGACAAGACGGACAGGGTGGAATTCGAACCAACCATCGCCATCTGTTTCTACCGCGCCCTCGTCCAGAGCGGTGAGACACGACCGGTCGAGGCGCTGATCGACGCGTTGGCGAAACAAGGTGTCCGCGCGCTGCCGGTCTTCGTCTCCAGCCTCAAGGATGCCGTTTCCGTCGGCACGCTGCAAGCGATCTTTGCTGAAGCTGCACCCGACGTGGTGATGAACGCCACCGGTTTTGCCGTCTCGTCGCCCGGGGCCGATCGCCAGCCGACCGTGCTGGAATCGACCGGTGCGCCTGTCCTGCAGGTGATCTTCTCCGGCTCGTCGCGGGCACAGTGGGAAACGTCGCCGCAAGGGCTGATGGCGCGCGATCTCGCCATGAACGTTGCCCTGCCTGAAGTCGACGGCCGTATTCTTGCTCGCGCGGTCTCGTTCAAGGCGGCGTCGATCTACGACGCCAAGGTCGAGGCCAATATCGTCGGGCACGAGCCGCTCGAAGACCGGGTGCGCTTTGCCGCTGATCTTGCGGTCAACTGGGCGAAGCTGCGCCGGGCGCAACCGCCTGAGCGCCGTATCGCCATCGTCATGGCCAACTATCCGAACCGCGACGGTCGCCTCGGCAATGGTGTCGGGCTTGATACCCCAGCCGGCACCGTCGAAGTGCTGCGGGCGATGGCGAAAGAGGGTTATGCCGTTGCCGATATCCCGGACGACGGTGACGCGCTGATCCGGTATCTCATGGCCGGCCCGACCAATTCGGCAAGCCATGATCGCGAAATCCGCGAGTGCATTTCGCTGAACGATTACAAATCTTTCTTCGATTCGCTTCCGAAACAGATAAAGGATCAAGTCGCGGGCCGCTGGGGTGCGCCGGAAGTCGATCCCTTCTTCCTCGATGGTGCCTTCGCGCTGCCGCTCGCTCGCTTCGGCGAGGTGATCGTCGGCATCCAGCCGGCGCGCGGCTACAACATCGATCCGAAGGAAAGCTACCATTCGCCGGACCTCGTGCCGCCGCATGGTTATCTCGCCTTCTATGCTTACCTCCGCCAGCAATTCGGCGCGCAGGCGATCGTGCACATGGGCAAACACGGCAATCTCGAATGGCTGCCGGGCAAGGCCTTGGCGCTGTCGGAGACCTGTTATCCCGAGGCGATTTTCGGTCCACTGCCGCATATCTATCCCTTCATCGTCAACGATCCGGGCGAAGGCACGCAGGCCAAGCGCCGCACCAGCGCCGTGATCATCGACCACCTGACGCCGCCTTTGACGCGCGCCGAGTCTTACGGGCCACTGAAGGACCTGGAAGCGCTCGTCGACGAATACTATGACGCGGCCGGCGGCGACCCGCGGCGCCTGCGTCTGCTCAGCCGCCAGATCCTCGACCTCGTGCGCGACATCGGCCTCGACAGCGACGCCGGCATTCACAAGGGTGACAGCGACGACAAGGCGCTGGAAAAACTCGACGCCTATCTCTGCGACCTCAAGGAAATGCAGATCCGCGACGGCCTGCACATCTTCGGCGTCGCGCCGGAGGGGCGGTTGTTGACGGATCTGACCGTGGCGCTCGCACGTGTGCCGCGCGGTCTCGGCGAGGGCGGCGACCAGAGCCTGCAGCGGGCGATCGCAGCGGATGCGGGGCTCGCCCTCGACCCACTCGACTGCGTCATGTCCGACAGCTGGACAGCCCCGAAGCCACCAATCCTCGGCGACGTGTCCGACGCCCCCTGGCGCACCGCCGGCGATACGGTGGAGCGGATCGAGTTGCTGGCCGCACATCTCGTTGCCGGCGAACTGGCCTGCCCGGAAAGCTGGACCAACACCCGGGCCGTGCTCGACGAAATCGACACCCGCCTCAAGCCCTCGATTTCGGGCTCCGGCGCTGCGGAAATGGCGGGCTTCCTCACCGGCCTCAGCGGCCGTTTCGTCGCCCCCGGTCCCTCCGGGGCGCCGACGCGCGGCCGACCGGACGTGCTGCCGACGGGGCGCAATTTCTATTCCGTCGACAGCCGCTCCGTGCCGACACCGGCGGCCTACGAGCTCGGCAAAAAATCCGCCGAACTCCTGATCCGTCGCTATCTGCAGGATCACGGTGAGTGGCCATCCTCCTTCGGGCTGACGGCCTGGGGCACGGCGAACATGCGCACCGGTGGGGATGATATCGCCCAGGCGCTGGCGCTGATCGGTGCCAAGCCCACCTGGGACATGGTCTCGCGCCGGGTGATGGGCTACGAGATCGTGCCGCTTGCGGTGCTCGACCGTCCGCGCGTCGACGTCACCTTGCGCATTTCCGGATTCTTCCGCGATGCCTTCCCGGATCAGATCGCGCTCTTCGACAAGGCGATCCGAGCCGTCGGCGCGCTGGAAGAGGACGATGCCGACAACATGATCGCGGCGCGCATGCGGGCGGAAAGCCGGCGGCTGGAAGCAGAAGGTGTCGAGGCGGCCGAGGCTGCACGCCGCGCCTCCTACCGCGTCTTCGGCGCCAAACCCGGCGCCTATGGTGCCGGCCTGCAGGCATTGATCGACGAGAAGGGCTGGGAAACCAAGGCCGATCTCGCCGAGGCCTATCTCACCTGGGGCGCCTATGCCTATGGCGCCGGCGAGGAGGGCAAGGCCGAGCGCGGCCTCTTCGAGGAGCGCCTGCGCACGATCGAGGCGGTGGTGCAGAACCAGGACAACCGCGAGCACGACCTGCTCGACAGCGACGACTATTACCAGTTCGAAGGCGGCATGAGTGCTGCTGCCGAACAGCTCGGCGGACACCGCCCGGCGATCTACCACAACGACCATTCCCGGCCGGAAAAGCCGGTGATCCGCTCGCTCGAAGAGGAGATCGGCCGCGTGGTCAGGGCGCGTGTCGTCAATCCCAAGTGGATCGATGGCGTCATGCGCCATGGCTACAAGGGCGCCTTCGAGATCGCCGCCACGGTCGACTACATGTTCGCCTTTGCGGCGACCACGGGGGCCGTGCGCGACCACCATTTCGAGGCGGCCTATCAGGCATTCGTCGTCGACGAGCGCGTGGCGGATTTCCTGCGCGAGAAGAACCCGGCCGCTTTTGCCGAACTGGCCGAACGTTTCCTCGAAGCGATCGACCGCAATCTCTGGACCCCGCGCTCGAACTCGGCGCGATTTGAACTCGCCGGCATCGGCACGGCAGCAACCCGGTGTCGCGCCGGCAACGAATAG
- the cobO gene encoding cob(I)yrinic acid a,c-diamide adenosyltransferase codes for MSDETTVGGEAPAEKDDARHAMKMAKKKAAREKIMATKTDEKGLIIVNTGKGKGKSTAGFGMIFRHIAHGMPCAVVQFIKGAMATGERELIEKHFGDVCQFYTLGEGFTWETQDRARDVAMAEKAWEKAKELIRDERNSMVLLDEINIALRYDYIDVAEVVRFLKEEKPHMTHVVLTGRNAKEDLIEIADLVTEMELIKHPFRSGIKAQQGVEF; via the coding sequence ATGAGCGACGAGACGACAGTAGGCGGCGAAGCCCCGGCCGAGAAGGATGATGCCCGCCACGCCATGAAGATGGCGAAGAAGAAGGCAGCCCGCGAAAAGATCATGGCGACGAAGACCGACGAGAAGGGTCTGATCATCGTCAACACCGGCAAGGGCAAGGGCAAGTCGACCGCCGGATTCGGCATGATCTTCCGCCATATCGCCCATGGCATGCCCTGCGCCGTCGTGCAGTTCATCAAGGGTGCTATGGCGACCGGCGAGCGTGAGTTGATCGAGAAGCATTTCGGCGACGTCTGCCAGTTCTATACGCTGGGCGAAGGTTTTACCTGGGAAACGCAGGACCGCGCCCGCGACGTGGCGATGGCGGAAAAGGCCTGGGAGAAGGCGAAGGAACTGATCCGCGACGAGCGCAACTCGATGGTGCTGCTCGACGAGATCAACATCGCGCTGCGCTACGACTACATCGACGTCGCCGAGGTCGTGCGCTTCCTGAAAGAGGAAAAGCCGCATATGACCCACGTGGTGCTCACCGGCCGCAACGCAAAGGAAGACCTGATCGAGATCGCCGACCTCGTCACCGAGATGGAGTTGATCAAGCATCCGTTCCGCTCCGGCATCAAGGCGCAGCAGGGCGTCGAATTCTGA
- a CDS encoding EamA family transporter — MSQSWQFWALLSAAFAALTAVFAKVGVAQINSDFATLIRTVVILCVIAAIVAATGQWQKPSEISGRTWLYLALSGLATGASWLAYFRALKLGDAARVAPIDKLSIVMVAIFGVLFLGEKLNLMNWLGVAFIATGALLIAVF; from the coding sequence ATGAGCCAGAGCTGGCAGTTCTGGGCACTGCTTTCGGCGGCCTTCGCTGCGCTCACGGCCGTGTTTGCCAAGGTCGGGGTTGCGCAGATCAACTCCGACTTCGCAACGCTGATCCGCACCGTCGTCATCCTCTGCGTGATCGCCGCCATCGTGGCGGCGACCGGGCAATGGCAGAAGCCATCGGAAATCTCGGGACGCACCTGGCTGTACCTGGCGCTGTCGGGCCTTGCGACCGGCGCCTCCTGGCTTGCCTATTTCCGCGCGCTAAAGCTCGGCGATGCGGCCCGTGTTGCCCCGATTGACAAGCTCTCGATCGTCATGGTCGCGATCTTCGGCGTACTGTTCCTCGGCGAAAAGCTCAACCTGATGAACTGGCTCGGCGTTGCCTTCATTGCGACAGGGGCATTGTTGATCGCAGTTTTCTGA